The nucleotide window AGCAATGGAATCAAGTTCATCAAAGAACAGGACACATGGAGCAGATCCACGGGCCTTGTCGAAAATTTCACGTACATTGGCCTCACTCTCTCCAAACCACATTGTAAGCAATTCAGGTCCCTTGACACTGATGAAGTTTGCTTGACACTCATTGGCAATAGCTTTGGCGAGAAGAGTTTTACCACATCCAGGAGGGCCATAGAAAAGAACTCCCTTTGAGGGTGACATtccaaatttctcaaatttctcaGGATGCTCCACTGGATATTGAACCGTCTCTTGAAGTTCCCTCTTGACATTCTCGAGACCTCCGATATCTTTCCAACTAACATTCGGCACCTCAACAACTGTTTCACGAAGAGCGGATGGGTTGCTCGTGCCAAGAGCCGTCTGCAAGTGCTCGTTTGTAACTGCCATTGAATTAAGTATCTCGGCATCTATTTCCTCATCTTCTAAGTCAATCACGTCCATCTTCTCTCTGATGCATTGAAGTGCAGCCTCAGTACACAAAGCAGCTAGATCAGCACCAACATAACCATGTGTGTCCTTAGCTATCTTTTCTAAATTAACTTCTTCAGCAAGCTTCATGTTCCTGGTATGAATACGCAGAACCTCAAGACGCCCAACTTCATCTGGCACACCAATATCTATTTCCCTATCAAATCTTCCAAACCTTCTGAGAGCTGGATCAATGCTATTTGGACGATTTGTAGCCCCGATAACAATTACATGCGCACGGGATTTTAGTCCATCCATGAGTGTCAAGAGTTGGGAAACAATCCTCCTCTCAACTTCTCCATTTGTCTTGTCTCTCTTGGGAGCAATTGAATCGATCTCATCAATAAAGATGATTGATGGTGCGTTCTTCTCTGCTTCCTGAAAAGCTTTCCTGAGGTTGCTTTCACTCTCCCCAGCCAGTTTCGACATGATTTCTGGTCCATTGATGCAGAAAAAGAATGCCCCAGTCTCATTAGCCACAGCACGGGCAATTAGAGTCTTACCAGTTCCAGGAGGTCCATACAACAGAATACCCTTTGGTGGTTTCACACCAATTATCTTAAACAGCTGAGGATGCCTCAGCGGCAGCTCCACCGACTCGCGAATTTGAGCCATCTGTTTCCTTACTCCACCAACATCATCATATCCAACCTCATCTAATGACCTCTCCTCATCCTCCCTTCTCACAGGCTCCCCGTCACAGAAGATTTCGGTGTCGGGAGCCACCACGCAGTACTCAGGAGGGTCAGTTTCGACAACCTTGAACTCCACACTCCTCATCCCTCCTCTCACAAGGAAGAGATCACCCGTCCTCACGGGTCGGTAGGCCTCGAAAAAATAAGGTCTCAAATATGTATCAAACAGATTTCCAGTCACCCCTTGGATACTGTCATCCACAGGGAGTACGTGAACACGGTTTCCATACTTGACATCAGCGCATTGGTAAACAGAAACGACATCTCCAAGCCTAACCCGTAGGTTGCTCCTGACAACCTTGTTCATCCTTATCTTTGGTTCCTCACATTTGTCATCAGCAACTACAATGCAGACTGTgtccttccttttctttcccttGATCAAGATTGTGTCCCCACGAAATAGCTGGAGCCTCTCCATAGACTCTGGGTGGAGCGTGACGACAGAGTTGTCGCCATGGATATCTTCATCCACAACAAGGCGATTCACAGCCTTCTTGCGGTCAAGGATTGCCGTAGTGAAGTCCTTCTTTGAACCCCCAGTGTCCGAAGATTGATCAGCTTTGTTGGTCATCGTAACGAAGAAGCAGAAGATCGAAGAAGACGAAGCGAGAGAGTTTGAGGGTTTTTGAAGCGAGATCGAAGAATGCAAATAAAGAAGCAGAGATAAAACAGAGAGAGCAGAGTAGCTAAAAGCAATGTGGtgggttgtgttgtgttgtgaaCTTGTCTATTTATGGGCGAGGGAAACTTTTTCTTGTTAGGAAAGGTTTCCTAGTGTTTCTGTAAACATTTTGCACTTTTTACAAGAAAATTTTCCTACTTGAATTTAATTTCCGTGTTCAATAAGAACACAGACCAGTGTCCTAATTGAATTAATTTCCGCAACCCATAAGGAGGCGCACCTTCATGTCCATCCCAAAGATTCCTAATTGCAATAGGTCTACATATTGAGTCCCTGTAGTTTGCTTTGTTTTACATTTAAAAAGctcttataattttaattttctctatCAAAATTTTGTACTTTACTTCAATTAATACTACCCTCTATGTCcggtatttttattttttttaatgttttcaattgTAACTATCAAGAAATGTTTTCTTTGGCCAACGACATCTAGGCCAATAAAAAGGAGTTTGATTTATAGACCAATGGTCTCTGGTTCAAATCCTCATagaaaaatcaagaaactttgattttatatataaacactAAAAGCTATAAATTGAAGGGAAAACCCCAAAATTGACATGATATGTGAAATATCATTATTATCTTTGCATTATGATttttagaagaaagaaaactttGATGGTAGTGTTGTAATTTTAGATTTTTCAAGGCTTGTATAGCATATTTGGTCTATTTGAACAGTCAAAATGGGCTTTCTTTTTAAGGTAGTGTATGGTTTtgtccccaaaaaaaaaaattgtatggcTTTTCTATATTCTAGGCCCTACTTATGGGCTTACATGTGAAAAGCCCTTATTATTTCATGTGCTTAGAGCCCAAGCCATGTCAGGAAGAGAATTACAAGAGCTTTTATAACGAGGAGTTTAAAATGAGGAGCTTATTTGAAGGTTCCAATCCCACCATCAAACCATTTAAAATGTTTAAGTCCATTGATTTTCTCACATTTGTTGATAATGAGATTGAACCTCTCAAATAAGCTCCCCATTCGAAACTCTTTATTATAGCATTTTCGGAAAATAACGCATTAGTTTTCAGTTCAGTTGCAGCCATCTCAACTGGTACTACGAACTGAGTACAGCAAAATGAATTTCACAGAACCTTTATCATCAAACTTTATAACACACATAGATTAACTTTAATGAAGCttttaaagaaagagaaagcaaaTAAGCAGCAAATGGTGTTCGCCTgacaacaagaacaaaaatagtTCAGAAAAGAATTGCACGTCAAAGTTCAATTTGTAGAAGATCAAAATGCTGGCTCACCAgtttcttcattatttttctcaaatcttatctgaaaattgCATGCTGCAATATGCCCtactaatttaattattttgagaCATAACCTATTTAACAGTTGCTGAACTTTTCCCCATGAGTCAAATTCTAGAAACCCAAACGTTATATTTGGTAGCCAATATAatgtttcttttctatttgcttatatagaaaatataaattaaatgcaAAGTTTGAGACATTTTCCAACAAAGCAGTacttgttttatttcttttgaattcTTTAGGATCACCTTTAAAATGAATGATTTCGATAATCATACGATATTAtagaagaataaaagaaagatgGAGAAAGTAGGAGAAGAAAGTACAAATTTATGATAGCAGCTAGGATTCCCCTAATTAAGAAAAACACGAGTTTTGAACTTACATGAGATTGTTTATTGCAGATTGGGTTATATCAGTTAGTTAAGGCAATGTACTTGATTGGTTGGTCAATGACTAGTACTGAAATAAAACATAATTCGGATGGttctaaaattttataaaaatcaatgACTTTGATGGTAAAAAACAGAATAAAGAAAGATTCAAAATCATTGATCATGAccaaaatctttaattttgattatgaaaaacaaaacaaaaatatgatttCTGAATTGAAATAAGAAAGTCTTCTGATAAGTACCTAAACTAAAACATATTCCATatgaaaaatgacaaaaatacaATTCATTTGATGTTGAATGACATAATATAATTTGACcacaaaaaggaagaagacataatataaataacaTGTGCACCACGACAGGGGTATCCCTGTACGAAAAATCCTCTACCTTTTAATCTGTACAGTATCAATGAGATTATTTACATTCACGTTTTCTacgaaattttttctttttaatttttacataacacttgaaattttttaaaattacatgAATACACTTTTTGTAGCTCTAAATATTCTGCAAATAACTCAATAAATTTGCGGATATAAATTTAACCAACTTAACTGGAACGAATGTATTTCTCAATATCCAAAGAATATcgttcatataaaaaaaatcaataaatctGAAACACAACTATCGAATGCTATATTATATTAGTAAAACAAATCTGACCaaacattcaaaatttgaCCAATGGAAACTGTGACGTTTTGGCTCATCCTCATCGTAGCACGTTTTGCCTTTTGGCTTGGAATCTAATACTtggttgacccaaaaaaatgatGAGACTTGCATCTGAACGTAGCTCCAAATTTCCAGACACACTATTCATCAACCAAATCGAAAGTCGgacgaaaataataaagaCAAACCCAACAAGGCTacttagagcatttccacccCAATAATATGTTAgggtttggttgtttttgttttgacgAAATAGTAGAAATTCATTTGAAGAACAGGACACAAACTCAGGATACAACAGTAAGAATATAGCTCCGGAAGGATGTTCTTGCAAGggtttggttgttttgtaTCATGATTGAGTCTGAAAAGTGGAGTggtaaaaataagaaaaaattaactCAATCCAGGTAAATTGGGAAACTACAAGTAACTCAATAGAAATATCCTCTTAAGCTGGTTGTTTTCAAACCACAAAGAAACAAGAGAGACCAAGAAACATACATAAAAGCCAAAGTCaacatctctctttctcttcaccTATCAATGAACACCAAATGTCTTCCacaataaaaaacataaacccAATGACCAAATCCCATCCTCATATGCTTTCTTCACCAACAGAAACCGCCTCATTTTGTGAAACAATGAGAGCTTCAACAAAGCACCAATTCTGCTCCTCCATTCTCTGCCTCACTTTACTCACTTTCTTCCCACTTGCCACCTCCAAAGACACTTTGTCTTCCGCCCAATCCCTCCAAAACAACCAAACCCTTGTCTCCTCCGGCGGTGTCTTTGAGTTGGGCTTGTTCAAGCCCGGCGCAACTTCAGGTTGGTACTTGGGAATCTGGTACAAAAATATCCAAGAAAAAACAGTTGTTTGGGTAGCAAACAGAGACaaaccaatttcaaattcatCCTCAGCAACACTCAAAATTGGTGACCATGGCAACCTTGTCCTTCTTGATGGTGAAAATGGAACATGGTCCTCCAATGAAACCCAAGCCAGGAACCCAATTGTTCAGCTTTTAGATTCCGGCAATCTGGTCCTCAGAGATGGGAATTTAAACCGAAACGGCCCGAAAGACCAGTTCCTCTGGCAGAGCTTTGATTACCCAACAGACACTCTTCTGCCAGATATGAAGTTGGGGTGGAACTTAAGCTCAAACTTGGACAGGTACATAACCTCATGGAAAAGCACAGAAGACCCATCAACAGGTGACATTTCTTTCAAGCTCGACTACCGCGGTTTCCCGGAGATTTTCCTGAGAAAGAATCAGAATATAACGTACCGCAGCGGCCCCTGGAACGGGGAGAGGTTCAGCGGTGTGCCGGAGATGACACCTTCAGACGGTATCCAATTCAATTTCGTGGCCAATTCAGAAGAGGTCTACTACTCTTTTTCGGTACGTAGCAATTCAGAGTCGTTTTATTCCCGATTGATTGTGAACCCAAATGGGGAGCTTCAACGCCTGACGTGGATCGAAAGCAGAAACATTTGGAACAAATTTTGGTACGCCCCAAAAGACCAATGCGACGATTACAGCGAGTGTGGTCCGTACGGCATTTGTGACTCAAATGCTTCTCCGGTTTGCAAGTGCTTGAAGGGTTTTGAGCCCAAGAACTTGCAGACGTGGGATTTGAGGGATGGGTCTGATGGGTGCGTGAGGAAAACGCGTTTGGAGTGTTCGAAGGACAAGTTTTTGGCTCTGGGGAACATGAAGCTGGCGGAGAGCGGCGGCGCTTTTGTGGACATGAACATGAGCCTGGAGGCGTGTAAGAAAAAGTGTTTGGAGAATTGTAGTTGCACGGCGTATTCCGACGCACGGATATCAGTAGGAGAAGGCTCAGGCTGTGTCATGTGGACTGGGGACCTTTTGGACATGAGGCAATATGCAGAAGGTGGACAACATTTCTATGTGAGATTGGCCGCTTCTGAACTAGGTACCTTTTGTTATaaaacaagagagaaaatggagagaattgagatagAGAGAAAACTGATCTGGGAAATTGGAGAGAGTCTTTTGCTCTCGCTTCTCTGTATTATTTCTCATACGTTTCTGTCTTCATATATTACAATAATTAgaatgtgggctccacacccAATAATACACTCAataatttacaacactcccccttggagaccacaaatgatatggaatatgtctcgttaaaaaccttgccagtaaaaacccagtgggacaaaaactggtcgaagggaaaaagagtacataaccatgcgtaacataaaattctgtgtatatgGACATGTGTGCGATactgcctcattaaaaccttgccaggaaaaacccagtgggataaaaacctggacgaaggaaaaagagtacagtgtgtaaAGGTCTGTATTgacagcacgctccccctgatgcttggcaaaatatcttgaagtcatactgttgatcatctttctgaatatcatagttgacactgcttctgtgagtcaatcttgagcgacactgcctcgttaaaaccttaccaggaaaaacccagtgggataaaaacctggatgaaggaaaaagagtacagtgtggagctgagctctatctggtctagtatacttccggaaaaacatataaggaccaacggataagactcataaaaatgcttcaatactttcttagtataagcaagaatctcgttggcataatgctcgatcgagacaaatatttcgtga belongs to Prunus persica cultivar Lovell chromosome G4, Prunus_persica_NCBIv2, whole genome shotgun sequence and includes:
- the LOC18778153 gene encoding receptor-like serine/threonine-protein kinase SD1-8, with the protein product MSSTIKNINPMTKSHPHMLSSPTETASFCETMRASTKHQFCSSILCLTLLTFFPLATSKDTLSSAQSLQNNQTLVSSGGVFELGLFKPGATSGWYLGIWYKNIQEKTVVWVANRDKPISNSSSATLKIGDHGNLVLLDGENGTWSSNETQARNPIVQLLDSGNLVLRDGNLNRNGPKDQFLWQSFDYPTDTLLPDMKLGWNLSSNLDRYITSWKSTEDPSTGDISFKLDYRGFPEIFLRKNQNITYRSGPWNGERFSGVPEMTPSDGIQFNFVANSEEVYYSFSVRSNSESFYSRLIVNPNGELQRLTWIESRNIWNKFWYAPKDQCDDYSECGPYGICDSNASPVCKCLKGFEPKNLQTWDLRDGSDGCVRKTRLECSKDKFLALGNMKLAESGGAFVDMNMSLEACKKKCLENCSCTAYSDARISVGEGSGCVMWTGDLLDMRQYAEGGQHFYVRLAASELDGDGKTKRLIMIVGIVVGVGILLAGLAICFVWKRKLAIKNRGRIEQKGPNERSQDFLLNGVVITSKKENYSGERGNDELELPLLDFSTVAVATDNFSDENQLGQGGFGCVYKGTLVEGEVVAIKRLSKNSGQGTEEFKNEVKLIARLQHRNLVRLLGCCIDMDEKMLIYEYMENKSLDSVLFSQAKRSMLDWQKRFEIICGIARGLLYLHQDSRFRIIHRDLKASNILLDGELTPKISDFGRARIFGRDQTEANTRRVVGTYGYMSPEYAMDGLFSIKSDVFSFGVLVLEIISGKKNRGFYYSNNELNLLGHAWKLWTEGKGLEIIDPSVGDSYSPSEVLRCMQVGLLCVQERAEDRPTMSSVVLMLSSETATMPQPKNPGFCLERNKNPLETDSSSSKQDQSCTVNHVTVTMLDGR